A stretch of the Panicum virgatum strain AP13 chromosome 9N, P.virgatum_v5, whole genome shotgun sequence genome encodes the following:
- the LOC120690350 gene encoding uncharacterized protein At5g01610-like produces the protein MSPLPGLLPIVLLAAAATAAAAQAGGVSLNGAANDLLPKYGLPKGLIPDSVASYTFDEAAGAFEIHLASTCYVHFGSHLVYYERTITGKLSKGAISDLSGVQAKKLFLWVYVTGMVAHPDKGTIEFQAGFVSESLSASMFDEVPTCGASVGAQLRGAAGVIGELGLLPVAQA, from the coding sequence ATGTCTCCGCTGCCCGGCCTGCTCCCCATCGTgctcctcgccgctgccgccaccgcggccgccgcccaggcGGGCGGCGTGTCGCTGAACGGGGCGGCGAACGACCTGCTCCCCAAGTACGGCCTGCCCAAGGGGCTCATCCCGGACTCCGTCGCCTCCTACACCTTCGACGAGGCCGCGGGCGCCTTCGAGATCCACCTCGCCAGCACCTGCTACGTCCACTTCGGCTCCCACCTCGTCTACTACGAGAGGACCATCACGGGGAAGCTCTCCAAGGGCGCCATCTCCGACCTCTCGGGCGTCCAGGCCAAGAAGCTCTTCCTCTGGGTCTACGTCACGGGGATGGTCGCGCACCCCGACAAgggcaccatcgagttccaggcCGGCTTCGTCTCCGAGTCGCTGTCCGCGTCCATGTTCGACGAGGTGCCCACCTGCGGGGCCAGCGTCGGCGCGCagctgcgcggcgcggcgggggtgatCGGGGAGCTCGGCCTGCTCCCCGTTGCGCAG